A region of Colletotrichum destructivum chromosome 11, complete sequence DNA encodes the following proteins:
- a CDS encoding Putative cytochrome P450, with protein MRRKAIAPVFATPLVMSCERLYEALVQRLLVRFRAVKAIDVTCTTNLGYDFRFADVKDFEHDMFMIARTLGRMKMVSCHIGRWFFGVMRAPAKWAKRVELASPGMICVLWFYIECRAYSQVKFSSLPEGVDASGERGLALHQHRNQHRRTRHCICNIHVAQSPREARTTQERNFRMRKSLSRLLSYQELKEINRLHAVVQEAFLMSHSVAGRLLGTAPDNEINFRDLIIPKGVTVSFSKYDTYLDPKIFPKPHISNRSLDPNERKRLRKYVNNSGRGTLAVYGWT; from the exons ATGCGCCGCAAGGCCATCGCACCCGTGTTCGCCACCCCTCTAGTCATGTCCTGTGAACGTTTATACGAGGCCTTAGTGCAAAGACTGCTTGTGAGGTTCCGCGCTGTTAAGG CAATCGACGTAACGTGCACTACAAACCTCGGCTACGACTTCAGGTTCGCCGACGTCAAGGACTTTGAGCATGATATGTTCATGATCGCGAGGACTCTGGGCCGCATGAAGATGGTTAGTTGCCATATCGGGCGCTGGTTCTTTGGCGTGATGCGAGCTCCCGCAAAATGGGCCAAACGCGTAGAGCTGGCCAGCCCTGGCATGATTTGTGTCTTG TGGTTTTACATCGAATGTCGAGCATATTCTCAAGTCAAGTTTTCCAGCTTACCAGAAGGGGTTGACGCGAGTGGTGAACGAGGTCTAGCTCTGCATCAACACAGGAATCAACACAGACGGACACGCCATTGCATTTGCAACATTCATGTTGCTCAATCACCCCGAGAAGCTCGCACGACTCAAGAAAGAAATTTCAGAATGCGAAAAAGTCTCAGCAGACTCCTTAGCTATCAAGAGCTCAAAGAGATCAACAGATTGCACGCTGTCGTACAGGAAGCGTTCCTCATGAGCCATTCTGTTGCCGGCCGGTTGTTGGGAACAGCCCCCGACAACGAGATCAACTTCAGAGACTTGATAATTCCCAAGGGTGTAACTGTATCTTTTTCAAAGTACGACACCTACCTGGATCCCAAGATCTTCCCCAAACCGCACATCTCTAACCGGTCGCTTGACCCGAACGAGCGGAAGCGCCTACGCAAGTATGTCAACAACTCTGGACGCGGGACGCTCGCTGTGTATGGATGGACATAG
- a CDS encoding Putative Acyl transferase domain superfamily, Acyl transferase/acyl hydrolase/lysophospholipase, translating into MLNINTGRTRQDAASSNIGSTPHLINPAEAPGILGISTGQGAQWATMGRELAVASPFFRRSIEA; encoded by the exons ATGCTAAATATAAACACAGGCAGAACTAGGCAAGAT GCTGCCAGCAGCAATATTGGCTCCACTCCGCACCTCATCAACCCAGCAGAGGCGCCGGGCATCCTTGGCATCTCCACAGGCCAAGGCGCGCAATGGGCTACCATGGGTCGCGAGCTTGCAGTCGCGTCGCCGTTCTTCCGACGCAGCATCGAGGCGTGA
- a CDS encoding Putative phosphopantetheine binding ACP domain, ACP-like superfamily, whose translation MLTMHANGGRPGTAGVREQVDSAETEDDAVAIVTAAFGARLETMLQLLVGVVHKNNGLERPIIDLGIDSLVAIEIRTWFPKQLDREVSIVKILGGETVLKISVTAANNLLTNRKELPPGADEPKASNKGVEKAANITVDSNAISADSSGNSSNNSSAVVDKSGSEFESPKETASSSDDGGDEAGNTTQDAKDIVPEPFIIREAPISVAQSRFWFVHKHSDNPAACNNAFYYRLQGRVNSARLQYALRLVAATTSASVHVTTPASKTAIRCRAFRHRPSRQSALLLL comes from the exons ATGTTGACCATG CACgccaacggcggccgccctGGGACTGCCGGCGTGCGCGAGCAAGTTGATAGTGCTGAAACGGAGGACGATGCCGTTGCAATCGTGACGGCGGCTTTCGGGGCCAGGCTTGAGACgatgctgcagctgctggtcGGCGTGGTGCACAAGAACAACGGTCTGGAGCGTCCTATTATCGACCTGGGCATCGATTCGCTGGTGGCGATCGAGATCCGGACGTGGTTCCCCAAACAGCTCGACAGGGAGGTGTCTATCGTCAAGATCTTGGGCGGCGAAACGGTGTTAAAAATATCGGTCACGGCGGCCAATAATTTGCTCACGAACCGCAAGGAGTTGCCTCCTGGGGCGGATGAGCCCAAGGCGTCCAACAAGGGGGTTGAGaag GCTGCCAACATCACTGTCGACTCGAATGCCATCTCAGCAGATAGcagcggcaacagcagcaacaatagcagcgccgtcgtcgacaaaTCTGGATCCGAGTTTGAGTCGCCCAAGGAGACGGCCTCCTCTTCAGACGATGGCGGGGATGAAGCCGGGAATACGACTCAAGACGCAAAAGACATAGTACCCGAGCCTTTCATAATCAGAGAGGCCCCAATATCGGTCGCGCAGTCGCGCTTCTGGTTCGTGCACAAGCACTCGGACAATCCGGCGGCCTGCAATAATGCCTTTTACTACCGACTGCAGGGCCGCGTCAACTCTGCTCGGCTCCAGTACGCTCTCCGCTTGGTAGCGGCCACCACGAGTGCCTCCGTACATGTTACTACCCCCGCCTCGAAAACGGCCATCCGATGCAGGGCGTTTCGGCACCGTCCGAGTCGGCAATCCGCCTTACTTTTATTATAA
- a CDS encoding Putative GTP binding domain, P-loop containing nucleoside triphosphate hydrolase, with protein MEEFSPRMEDDNLSQSSPPTETDLSSVRNGHEPRDTDIFLAVFGVTGVGKSSLVSHLTTDKNKPEVGHKLDSCTQDVKVYQYAYSATRNIYIIDTPGFNDTYRTDKSVLRSLVAWLSLTYKNNIRLHGILYLHRITDVRMQGSAKSSMTLFRQLCGADNLNRVVLVTTMWNKLEDDQIGVSREKELVENKQFWGCMVERGSQVERFYDTVESAQKLIDIFLPQGHEQSNGPPPQMELAIQREMVDQHKALESTSAGQEVCNRLDHEEAEIRTCIAEYHAEMHRLREERGLNKLQELEDLEKQIRIAKSNRERILHHRQAEMKKSMETLIRDNFDKDDVEPEEEKKKRLAKEYVVVGEFDAQPDYAGGLISTITSTRSGQNSNRPSFLSLHQVISPGTSQVMGQRWSKGDRKDISVSMSLRGKYCSLIGPAFSKSFIGRDSNTSCPTVISLGPQGSYFINVAGRKSMQCHPNAILPESISTRDIRRLWWGIDGSYILEREDDQLHWQLRGNYGGLESVLLETEQCRVKELALDIENPNAFALITTQGSVVNEGSANVVHSYFGEFATQHFGSRITSEGSYQVYSQGTSAVYELPE; from the exons ATGGAAGAATTCAGTCCGAGAATGGAGGACGACAACCTCTCGCAATCGAGTCCGCCCACCGAAACGGATCTATCATCCGTTCGAAATGGCCATGAACCGAGAGACACAGACATATTTCTGGCCGTGTTCGGGGTGACTGGGGTCGGAAAGAGCTCCCTGGTTTCTCATCTCACCACAGACAAGAACAAGCCCGAGGTCGGACACAAACTGGATTCCT GTACCCAAGATGTGAAAGTCTACCAGTACGCCTATTCTGCCACTCGCAACATCTATATCATCGATACTCCTGGTTTCAACGACACATACAGGACAGACAAGAGTGTCCTACGATCCTTGGTGGCTTGGCTCTCTTTGACGTACAAGAACAATATTCGTCTTCATGGAATTCTTTATTTGCATCGCATCACCGATGTGCGAATGCAAGGCTCCGCCAAGAGTAGTATGACTCTGTTTCGCCAGCTGTGCGGCGCTGACAACCTCAATCGCGTCGTTCTTGTGACCACCATGTGGAACAAACTCGAAGATGACCAGATCGGTGTGTCAAGGGAAAAAGAACTCGTTGAAAACAAACAGTTTTGGGGCTGCATGGTGGAAAGAGGAAGCCAGGTCGAGCGCTTCTACGACACTGTCGAATCTGCCCAAAAGCTTATCGACATCTTCCTTCCACAAGGCCACGAACAGTCAAATGGACCCCCACCGCAAATGGAGCTGGCAATTCAACGCGAGATGGTGGATCAGCACAAGGCTCTCGAAAGCACCTCGGCCGGACAAGAAGTGTGCAACAGGTTGGACCACGAAGAAGCGGAAATCAGGACCTGCATTGCGGAATACCATGCAGAGATGCATCGGCTACGGGAGGAAAGAGGCCTCAACAAGCTCCAGGAGCTTGAAGATCTCGAGAAGCAGATCAGGATTGCAAAAAGCAATCGTGAAAGAATTTTACATCACAGGCAGGCCGAGATGAAAAAGTCAATGGAAACACTGATAAGAGATAATTTTGACAAGGATGACGTGGAGccggaggaggaaaagaagaagaggctcgCAAAGGAATACGTCGTCGTAGGGGAGTTTGATGCGCAACCTGACTACGCCGGAGGCCTTATTTCCACAATCACAAgcacacgcagtggtcaAAACAGTAACCGGCCCAGCTTCCTTAGCCTTCATCAAGTCATTTCACCAGGAACTTCGCAAGTAATGGGTCAGCGATGGTCTAAAGGGGATCGGAAGGACATCAGCGTCAGCATGAGTCTACGGGGCAAATATTGCTCCCTCATTGGCCCTGCGTTCAGCAAGTC CTTCATCGGCAGGGATAGCAATACTAGTTGCCCGACTGTAATCTCACTAGGTCCGCAGGGAAGCTACTTCATCAATGTGGCCGGGAGAAAGTCCATGCAATGCCACCCCAACGCAATTCTACCCGAAAGCATTTCCACTCGAGACATTAGGCGACTATGGTGGGGTATTGACGGTTCGTATATCCTGGAACGAGAAGATGATCAGCTCCACTGGCAGTTGCGCGGAAATTACGGCGGTCTCGAGAGCGTATTGTTGGAAACAGAGCAATGCAGGGTCAAG GAACTGGCTTTGGACATTGAAAATCCCAACGCTTTTGCTCTCATTACGACTCAGGGGTCCGTTGTTAATGAGGGCTCGGCCAACGTGGTTCACAGCTATTTTGGGGAATTTGCAACGCAGCATTTCGGATCTAGAATAACGAGTGAAGGCAGCTATCAAGTTTACAGCCAGGGCACATCAGCTGTCTACGAGTTGCCTGAATAA
- a CDS encoding Putative GTP binding domain, P-loop containing nucleoside triphosphate hydrolase, translating into MSSTQELASNDIPVVFEGTGEDWPIIAVMGVTGAGKSTFISELVNNKNIIIGHTLKSETKLTAAYYLDHEVHGRIELLDTPGFDDTFSADTEVLREIAARMSRMYEDGKKLAGIIYLHRISDNRMTGSALRNLRMFKELCGENAYKHVVLATSMWSKENFGVAKRREHELIGDGGFWAEMATRGSPVRRWHNCDSAFEVIDLLMSEKEAHGPATLQIQRELVDEQKRLERTAAGQEVDRELNKIRDMFEKQLQRLRDENRVAMDEQDVEWQTALLEQRKELEKQQHLIEDGQKAMQVSVAELHEENREKYSREILRLKDELERAKLATETKEAEIEANTNRYESLLKKLGGKTESEQNDEDQKELQDTEEEKKKLLEELEKKKKEQSKLTAWLLLLGHMIATATSIAVQLVV; encoded by the exons ATGAGCTCAACACAAGAATTAGCGAGCAACGATATTCCAGTCGTATTCGAGGGGACAGGCGAGGATTG GCCCATCATTGCTGTAATGGGCGTGACAGGGGCAGGGAAGAGCACCTTCATATCCGAGCTTGTCAACAACAAAAATATCATCATAGGCCACACCCTCAAGTCTG AAACGAAGCTCACAGCCGCCTACTACTTGGATCATGAAGTCCACGGTCGGatcgagctcctcgacacGCCGGGATTCGACGACACTTTTTCCGCCGATACGGAGGTGCTGCGTGAGATCGCAGCCCGCATGTCCAGAATGtacgaggacggcaagaagCTTGCGGGCATCATATACCTGCATCGCATATCCGACAACCGCATGACGGGCTCCGCTCTCCGGAACCTGCGTATGTTCAAAGAACTCTGCGGCGAGAACGCATACAAGCACGTTGTCTTGGCTACGAGCATGTGGTCCAAGGAGAACTTTGGCGTGGCGAAACGGCGGGAGCACGAGTTGATTGGTGATGGTGGCTTCTGGGCCGAGATGGCCACGAGGGGGAGCCCAGTTCGGCGATGGCACAACTGCGATTCGGCATTCGAGGTTATCGACCTGCTCATgtcggagaaggaggcaCACGGTCCTGCCACGCTGCAGATCCAGcgcgagctcgtcgatgaaCAGAAGCGTTTGGAGCGCACTGCGGCAGGTCAAGAGGTGGACCGCGAGCTGAACAAGATTCGCGACATGTTTGAAAAGCAACTGCAGCGTTTACGCGACGAGAACAGGGTCGCCATGGACGAACAGGACGTCGAGTGGCAGACGGCCCTGCTCGAGCAACGGAAagagctcgagaagcagcaACACCTCATCGAGGATGGACAAAAGGCCATGCAAGTGAGTGTCGCGGAGCTGCACGAGGAGAACAGGGAAAAGTACAGCCGGGAGATTTTGCGGCTTAAGGACGAGTTGGAAAGGGCGAAGCTGGCTACGGAGACAAAGGAGGCAGAGATTGAGGCAAACACAAACAGGTATGAGAGCCTACTAAAGAAACTAGGCGGCAAAACAGAATCGGAACAGAACGACGAGGATCAAAAGGAGCTACAAGACactgaagaagaaaaaaagaaacttTTGGAGGAGCttgaaaagaagaaaaaggagcAGAGCAAGCTCACTGCatggttgttgttgcttgGCCATATGATTGCAACAGCTACAAGCATAGCAGTGCAACTTGTCGTGTAG
- a CDS encoding Putative hydroxymethylglutaryl-CoA reductase, class I/II, whose product MESNTSFGQSVPPMAAPAPQRRQSSRSDKIRSLVSDYDLSCTSKDDSVLKGIKVENLIGFSQVPLGLAGPLDISGPNFDTTLFAPLATYEPTLVASCSRGCKAFNLSGGLNFEILAEGMSRAPVFVFDNPGHALAFARAIPSFRASFAKWAESTSSHARLQDLRPSVIGSQVHLFCSYHCGGAAGQNMVTKATKHACDMLLSLCRVEFSIREFLIEGNVSSDKKPSWGNVKTPRGVEVMAWGTLTPEASQSILGVSTERLYWTHQAAKEGGIRNGQFGSNFNTTNIIAAMFISTGQDPASVAEGSWSHLTSELDPVTKNLTMSLYIPSLPVGTVGGGTGYSTQKEALKLLECAAPDMKGRLAGVIASFALALDLSTSAAIANDTFTRSHMALARGERLSKL is encoded by the coding sequence ATGGAATCCAACACAAGCTTCGGGCAGTCTGTTCCTCCGATGGCGGCACCTGCACCTCAGCGTCGACAAAGCAGCCGATCGGATAAAATCCGCTCTCTCGTCAGCGACTACGACCTGTCTTGCACCTCAAAAGACGATTCTGTTCTCAAGGGTATCAAGGTTGAAAACCTAATTGGGTTTTCCCAAGTACCACTCGGCCTTGCGGGCCCGTTGGACATATCCGGCCCCAACTTCGACACCACTCTTTTTGCACCTCTTGCGACATACGAACCTACCCTTGTTGCTAGTTGCTCCCGCGGCTGCAAGGCATTCAATCTTTCAGGTGGTTTGAACTTCGAAATCCTTGCGGAAGGCATGTCTCGAGCCCCCGTGTTTGTATTCGATAATCCCGGCCACGCACTCGCCTTTGCTCGTGCTATCCCGTCTTTCCGCGCCAGCTTCGCAAAATGGGCCGAGTCGACGAGCTCACACGCACGGCTCCAGGACTTGAGACCCTCCGTCATTGGTTCCCAGGTCCATCTCTTTTGCAGCTACCATTGTGGAGGTGCAGCTGGACAGAACATGGTAACAAAGGCTACAAAGCATGCGTGCGACATGCTTCTGAGCCTTTGCCGGGTAGAGTTCTCTATTCGAGAGTTCTTGATCGAAGGAAACGTGTCGTCCGACAAGAAACCTTCCTGGGGCAACGTCAAGACTCCTAGAGGCGTGGAAGTCATGGCTTGGGGCACACTTACGCCAGAAGCCAGCCAATCAATTCTGGGTGTCAGCACCGAGCGTCTCTATTGGACACATCAAGCTGCCAAAGAGGGTGGCATTCGCAATGGTCAGTTTGGATCAAACTTCAACACAACGAACATCATTGCCGCCATGTTCATTTCGACGGGACAAGATCCTGCCAGCGTCGCTGAAGGATCATGGAGCCACCTCACGTCAGAGCTGGACCCTGTTACGAAGAATTTGACAATGTCTCTCTACATTCCCTCCTTACCGGTCGGGACAGTTGGTGGCGGAACTGGGTACTCTACACAGAAGGAGGCGCTTAAACTTCTCGAATGCGCCGCGCCAGATATGAAAGGTCGATTGGCTGGGGTTATTGCCTCCTTTGCACTGGCCCTGGATCTCAGTACCAGCGCAGCTATCGCGAACGACACCTTCACGCGGAGTCATATGGCTCTTGCTCGAGGAGAGCGTCTTTCAAAGCTGTAG